A stretch of Prosthecobacter debontii DNA encodes these proteins:
- a CDS encoding beta strand repeat-containing protein, whose protein sequence is MKINTLPQPGNSVLRFSHRFLVAALAFCLCLDLAPAQSLQWDANGTTAGVTDGAGTWNLTNQNWSNGATTDVWNNNGSTIAVFGNGSNASAATITVSGTVNAGGLTFQAVGTVSSPTPNYGSYTLSGGTISLADGAFIRTENFTSFTTGSTRLTITSALAGSNITFAKSGSETAFFTISGNNTWTGTLTLANVAGGGGTFLNVSNLNSLKTLNAIDVQAGSSLILGFGGSEALNVPLSLSGTGAGSRGAIRFDQNYTVSGPITLTGNAGVSVNVGNANLVGTVAGNIGETGGSRSLTINASSTAIGTIVLSGNNTFTGGVILNAGGLRLGSANALNASGVNTLTFATNTVAKTFTLNGFSTTMAGIIQQGTTDVVTIENASATAATLTVANTANATFRGTLADGTGGGALTLVKTGSGTQTLSGTANTYTGGTVLNGGILNIAADGSLGAVPSTVDPDNLTFNGGTLQFAYAGSQASPSLNVNRGITLLAGGGTLDTLANDTYYAGAITGAGSLTKNGTGLLILAGASDYSGETLITAGNLEIRHALALGSTAGGTSITNTSGRLNLSGGLTVVGESLISPYLASVAGNNTWTGSVQAAIGATLTFDAASGTQLNISGNVNAADTGGSAHSFNLVGSGTGVISGNISNALTVTKSGTGAWTLSGNNTFTNGVALSQGELILGSYGALNSAAPNVVTFSASANTKTLSLQGTSSIVGGLVSTSATGVTTQNGGTTDATLTIQTSATRTYLGALADGSGGGKLSLLKTGSGTQVLGSASTYTGSTTVAAGTLQLDFNQTGAPASQILGSSTALILSGGTFSLTGSSTAANAQTVQSLTVGAGLSTISLTRNATTAQDLVLNLGNITTQNGGRVNFILPSGTQSATNGIRTTSSNDASGILGGWATVGGNNWATVSGGNIVAYSAYTDITNFSTGAGAVTPLPNNANANVRIINGGTSGNIALESTTTNINTLLQTATGEAIIDVPTGSLLRLGTSGGIMLGTGAGNLTIGTTPNSGNLSAGGTTTGTPGQLIFTDQSAGQTTTVNTAIRDNGTGIVSLVKNGPGLLILGATTNSTFTGATYINGGTVRISADSSLGTAPASAVSGHLTLNGGTLQMAASFTLSTNRGILLGENGGTLDLQTFNTTYSGIISGVGGLTKNGNGTLTLGGANTYDGVTTVNAGTVQVNHSQALGSTLGGTTVASAAILRLNTGVTVTGETLTINGPGNNQGNLQVQTGTATWAGDIILGSNTGRIGTGSSTGILIIDGVIKNGAGTSISYVGNGGGIVVLKKANTYTGNSDIIRGIVRIDTDNALPATTTLNMLTNTVVTESVALELNGNDQTLAGLKHGVVSVVDNVYVTNSLSGAGNLSVLTLNQANSTTYSGRIEGNLALVKDGSATLTLTNTYNLGGTTATATQSTYTGKTTIRAGTLALSGTGNISGTPWIQVDQGATFSISGRTSGNYTLNGQILSGRGNVNGNLIIAGSSGYVSAGDSTGSLLSNAGNGLGELTFENLTLAGGTPTLRALFQLGDTNSTLSDLLSGGDPAYFANADSGGLYDSIQVNGTLSLNAGSTLRVELLGSYVPTAGDVFNLLDWVNPLNTDGDGAGGAGAFTLADLDLSSANAILSGSGFVFNTDYFMQHGVIYIAVIPEPSRALFLMLGLIAFISRRRRRA, encoded by the coding sequence ATGAAAATCAACACCCTGCCCCAACCAGGCAACTCCGTGCTCCGTTTTTCCCATCGCTTCCTCGTGGCAGCTTTGGCCTTTTGTCTGTGTTTAGACCTGGCTCCCGCCCAGAGTCTGCAGTGGGATGCCAACGGCACAACGGCTGGAGTGACCGACGGGGCGGGCACTTGGAATCTTACCAATCAAAACTGGTCGAACGGTGCCACCACCGATGTCTGGAACAATAACGGCAGCACCATCGCCGTCTTTGGAAACGGCAGCAATGCGAGTGCGGCCACGATCACCGTCAGCGGCACCGTGAATGCTGGAGGACTGACCTTCCAAGCCGTTGGCACGGTTTCGAGCCCAACCCCGAATTATGGCTCTTATACCTTATCAGGTGGCACCATCTCCTTGGCGGATGGAGCTTTCATCAGGACTGAAAACTTCACTTCTTTCACGACGGGCTCGACGCGTTTGACCATCACCTCCGCACTTGCAGGCAGCAACATCACCTTTGCCAAGAGCGGTAGCGAAACGGCCTTCTTCACCATCAGTGGCAACAACACGTGGACTGGAACTCTGACCCTGGCCAATGTGGCCGGGGGAGGCGGCACCTTCTTGAACGTCAGCAATCTCAATTCCCTCAAGACATTGAATGCGATTGATGTCCAAGCGGGCAGCTCTCTGATTCTTGGCTTTGGCGGCAGCGAGGCTCTCAATGTTCCTCTCTCCCTCTCTGGCACAGGTGCAGGCTCGCGTGGAGCCATCCGCTTTGATCAAAATTACACGGTCTCCGGCCCCATCACTCTCACAGGCAATGCTGGGGTTTCCGTCAATGTCGGCAATGCCAATCTCGTCGGCACCGTGGCCGGAAACATCGGTGAAACTGGGGGCAGCCGCAGCCTTACCATCAATGCCTCCAGCACCGCCATCGGCACCATCGTGCTCAGTGGTAACAACACCTTCACCGGTGGGGTCATCCTCAATGCTGGCGGCTTGCGCCTCGGCAGTGCCAATGCCCTCAATGCCTCGGGTGTGAATACGCTCACCTTTGCCACAAACACCGTCGCGAAGACCTTCACGCTCAATGGCTTCTCCACCACGATGGCAGGCATCATCCAGCAGGGCACCACGGATGTGGTCACCATCGAAAACGCCAGCGCCACCGCCGCTACCCTGACTGTGGCCAATACCGCCAACGCCACCTTCCGCGGCACCCTGGCCGATGGAACCGGAGGCGGTGCCCTCACCCTGGTGAAAACCGGCAGCGGCACGCAAACCCTCAGTGGCACGGCCAATACTTACACGGGCGGCACCGTCCTCAACGGCGGCATCCTCAACATCGCCGCCGATGGCAGCCTGGGCGCTGTGCCCAGCACGGTCGATCCTGATAACCTCACCTTCAACGGCGGCACGCTTCAGTTCGCCTATGCCGGATCCCAGGCTTCCCCCTCTCTGAACGTCAATCGTGGCATCACCCTGCTGGCTGGCGGTGGCACCCTGGATACCCTGGCCAATGACACCTACTACGCAGGAGCCATCACTGGCGCAGGGAGCCTCACCAAAAATGGCACCGGCCTCCTTATCCTGGCCGGAGCCAGTGACTACAGTGGAGAAACCCTCATCACCGCTGGTAACCTTGAGATCCGTCACGCCCTGGCCCTGGGCAGCACAGCTGGAGGCACCAGCATCACCAACACCAGCGGACGTTTGAACCTCTCCGGCGGCCTCACCGTCGTCGGTGAATCCCTCATCTCGCCTTACCTCGCCAGCGTCGCAGGCAACAACACCTGGACAGGCTCCGTGCAGGCCGCCATTGGGGCCACCCTCACCTTTGACGCCGCCAGCGGCACCCAGCTCAACATCAGTGGTAATGTCAATGCGGCGGATACCGGTGGTTCTGCCCATTCCTTCAACCTCGTCGGCTCCGGCACCGGGGTGATCAGCGGGAATATTTCCAATGCCCTCACCGTGACCAAAAGCGGCACCGGTGCCTGGACCCTCAGTGGCAACAACACCTTCACCAACGGTGTGGCCCTCAGCCAGGGTGAGCTGATCCTGGGCAGCTACGGCGCGCTGAATTCCGCCGCCCCCAACGTCGTCACCTTCAGCGCCAGCGCCAATACCAAGACGCTCTCCCTGCAAGGCACCTCCAGCATCGTTGGCGGCTTGGTTTCCACCAGTGCCACCGGCGTGACCACCCAGAACGGCGGGACCACCGATGCCACCCTCACCATCCAGACCTCCGCCACCCGCACCTATCTGGGCGCCCTGGCCGATGGCTCCGGCGGCGGTAAACTCTCCCTCCTGAAGACGGGCAGCGGCACCCAGGTGCTCGGCAGCGCCAGCACCTACACCGGCAGCACCACCGTGGCCGCAGGCACCCTGCAGCTCGACTTTAACCAAACCGGCGCTCCCGCCAGCCAGATCCTCGGCAGCAGCACCGCCCTCATCCTGTCAGGCGGCACGTTTTCCCTCACTGGAAGCTCCACCGCTGCCAATGCGCAAACCGTGCAGAGCCTCACCGTCGGTGCTGGCCTCTCCACCATCTCCCTGACCCGCAACGCCACCACTGCTCAAGACCTGGTGCTCAATCTGGGGAACATCACCACGCAGAACGGTGGCCGGGTGAACTTCATCCTGCCCAGCGGCACCCAGAGCGCCACCAACGGCATCCGCACCACCAGCAGCAATGACGCCAGCGGCATCCTCGGCGGCTGGGCCACGGTCGGCGGCAACAACTGGGCCACCGTCTCCGGCGGTAACATCGTGGCTTACAGCGCCTACACAGACATCACCAACTTCAGCACTGGCGCCGGGGCCGTCACCCCTCTGCCTAACAATGCCAATGCCAACGTCCGCATCATCAACGGCGGCACCTCGGGTAACATCGCTCTGGAAAGCACCACGACCAACATCAATACCCTGCTCCAGACCGCCACAGGCGAGGCCATCATCGATGTGCCTACGGGTTCCCTGCTGCGCCTGGGCACCTCCGGCGGCATCATGCTCGGCACCGGTGCGGGGAACCTCACCATCGGCACCACGCCGAACAGTGGCAACCTCAGCGCCGGCGGCACCACCACGGGCACCCCGGGTCAGCTCATCTTCACCGACCAGTCCGCCGGCCAGACCACCACCGTCAACACCGCCATCCGTGACAACGGCACGGGCATCGTCAGCTTGGTGAAAAACGGCCCCGGGTTGCTCATCCTCGGTGCCACCACCAACAGCACCTTCACCGGCGCCACCTACATCAATGGCGGCACCGTGCGCATCTCAGCCGATAGCAGCCTGGGCACCGCCCCGGCCAGCGCTGTGAGCGGTCACCTTACCCTCAATGGCGGCACCCTCCAGATGGCCGCGAGCTTCACTCTCAGCACCAATCGCGGCATCCTGCTGGGCGAAAACGGCGGCACCCTCGACCTGCAAACCTTTAACACCACCTACAGCGGCATCATCAGCGGCGTCGGCGGCCTCACCAAAAATGGCAACGGCACCCTCACCCTCGGCGGCGCCAATACCTACGACGGCGTCACCACCGTCAACGCAGGCACCGTGCAGGTGAATCACAGCCAGGCCCTCGGCTCCACTCTGGGCGGCACCACCGTCGCCTCCGCCGCCATCCTGCGCCTGAATACCGGCGTCACCGTCACCGGTGAAACCCTCACCATCAACGGCCCCGGCAACAACCAGGGGAACCTACAGGTGCAAACCGGCACCGCCACCTGGGCAGGCGATATCATCCTGGGCAGCAACACCGGCCGTATCGGCACCGGCAGCAGCACCGGCATCCTGATCATCGATGGCGTGATCAAAAACGGCGCAGGCACCAGCATCAGTTATGTCGGTAATGGCGGCGGGATCGTGGTGCTCAAAAAAGCCAACACCTACACCGGTAACAGCGACATCATCCGCGGCATCGTCCGCATCGATACCGACAACGCCCTGCCTGCTACCACCACACTGAATATGCTGACCAACACCGTGGTCACCGAGTCCGTGGCGCTGGAGCTGAACGGCAACGATCAAACCCTCGCTGGGCTCAAGCACGGCGTCGTCTCTGTGGTGGACAATGTGTATGTCACCAACTCCCTCTCAGGCGCGGGCAACCTCTCCGTGCTGACCCTGAACCAAGCCAACAGCACCACCTACAGCGGCCGCATCGAAGGTAACCTCGCCCTAGTCAAAGACGGCAGTGCCACCCTCACCCTGACCAATACCTACAACCTCGGCGGCACCACCGCGACCGCCACCCAGAGCACCTACACCGGCAAGACCACCATCCGCGCCGGCACCCTGGCGCTCAGCGGCACCGGCAACATCTCCGGCACCCCCTGGATTCAGGTGGATCAGGGCGCCACCTTCAGCATCTCCGGCCGCACCAGTGGCAACTACACCTTGAACGGCCAGATCCTCTCCGGGCGTGGCAACGTCAATGGCAACCTCATCATCGCCGGTAGCAGCGGTTATGTCTCCGCCGGGGATAGCACGGGTTCCCTCCTCAGCAATGCCGGCAATGGCCTGGGTGAACTCACCTTTGAAAACCTCACCCTCGCCGGTGGTACCCCCACCCTGCGCGCCCTCTTCCAACTCGGCGATACCAACAGCACCCTCAGCGACCTCCTCTCTGGAGGTGACCCCGCATACTTCGCCAATGCCGACTCCGGCGGTCTCTACGACAGTATCCAGGTGAATGGCACCCTGTCTCTGAATGCCGGCAGCACCCTGCGAGTGGAACTGCTCGGCAGCTATGTGCCCACCGCCGGGGACGTCTTCAATCTGCTCGACTGGGTCAACCCGCTGAACACCGATGGCGACGGAGCCGGGGGTGCTGGAGCTTTCACCCTGGCGGATCTCGATCTCTCCTCCGCCAATGCCATCCTCTCCGGCAGCGGCTTCGTCTTCAACACCGACTACTTCATGCAGCATGGGGTGATCTACATCGCCGTCATCCCCGAGCCTTCCCGTGCTCTATTCCTCATGCTCGGTTTGATCGCCTTCATCAGTCGCCGCCGTCGCCGCGCCTGA
- a CDS encoding Maf family protein — protein sequence MSSPHPATAQPLVLASQSPRRVELLREAGFTFDLLLPEVEEAHDASLTPEALTVENARRKAHAGATLRPDALVIGADTLVYVDGEPLGKPADLEEALHMMQRLSGRQHQVCTGVYLASQGGAQGYGFHVITEVTFLPLTEEIIRAYHARVNPLDKAGAYGIQECSEMILASYEGSWTNVMGLPMERLKEELAEASTSTFF from the coding sequence ATGAGTTCCCCCCATCCCGCCACGGCCCAGCCTCTCGTGCTGGCTTCCCAATCCCCCCGCCGTGTCGAGCTCCTGCGTGAGGCCGGTTTCACCTTCGATCTCCTGCTGCCTGAGGTGGAAGAAGCCCACGACGCCAGCCTCACCCCCGAGGCCCTGACGGTGGAAAACGCCCGCCGTAAAGCCCACGCCGGGGCCACCCTCCGTCCAGACGCCCTCGTCATTGGCGCGGATACCCTGGTCTATGTGGATGGGGAACCACTGGGAAAACCTGCCGACCTCGAGGAAGCCCTGCACATGATGCAGCGCCTCTCCGGCCGTCAGCATCAGGTCTGCACCGGCGTCTATCTGGCCTCCCAGGGAGGAGCCCAGGGGTATGGCTTCCACGTCATCACCGAGGTGACTTTCCTCCCCCTCACCGAAGAGATCATCCGTGCCTACCACGCCCGTGTGAATCCCCTGGATAAAGCCGGAGCTTACGGCATCCAGGAATGCAGCGAGATGATCCTAGCCAGCTACGAAGGCTCCTGGACCAATGTCATGGGCCTACCGATGGAGCGGCTGAAGGAGGAGCTGGCAGAAGCCTCAACTTCAACATTCTTTTAG
- a CDS encoding DEAD/DEAH box helicase, with translation MPDFATSLPALLQSFDARIRQEAERLADDDAIRGLDIVEDEVLAEVVLDDRRVNVRWALEDGQWQGESDCDEAPLHDLALCAALIASQRRFARQAPAAGAPSLPPEETFQIMLERRLARQLTPEEEGYLSKLEKRFQRVRQSGQIYDQDMVRLHPRWSIQSMDPLALWPEPPVNLKEFWEYVALALQEKNLPAPAFLRNSVDLDAVRERLGAWRQERTLPLWRERIRTLLRALHDTPPKPRQYCDFRLVITTAEARLQIKESDTAFRNVSGAELHTLENAHERGALNMPAAAELLLMACINQTGANPGEVCRFDLDNHSRWLGTLFQQPALQARMLTLDEAPFRRVSEPLQWSSQEEKETGQLLLSLVQADGTPAPLPLRIMHGAETQYLSADTVFPGPVWFAEETRLDSATAIPINALATQDGITFLDKLRLPLPADIAARIKHEPLKVQVKAGCLARSHASSTEHAVFQVEAVTPDGVVREVLRYAGWQPTENARPDDDNSIICRDRTALAEAENALHEMRPVYDPEHEGFRVRLTKTFPEQFNNWAQGLPSSMSLQADERLQSILADPLIARVRIEASQTANIDWFDLKMVFEVEGADLKAADIRRLIAAKGGFVQLADGTWRRVKLELTEEQQAMMDQLGLDLDEFSNEAHRLHWRQLTGQGAKEIINPRAWQNLTQRMEQAKLDERPAVPEGLGVTLRPYQEDGYHFLAYLSLNKFGGILADDMGLGKTIQSITWILWLRTRYRTAWPCLVVCPKSVLDVWATEFGKAAPGLKVQVLRDKEELDLESLYRDSHVLVMNYAQLRGCIELLESVKWLAVILDEGQHIKNPDSKAAKAARMLKAENRLVLSGTPVENRLLDLWSLMTFAAPGALGDRNYFTRHFDRRKDARASERLSARLKPFLLRRTKSQVAKELPARSEEAMLCEMTGTQERLYREELAKAQHMVLTASGFEVLTRKRFAILQALTRLRQICCHPGLVDKSSGDEDSAKLASTLEMIEGLHAEGHKVLLFSQFVTMLNIIRDKLDEMNIPHYWLTGSTNNRSEVVQQFQEDPDPCVFLLSLKAGGSGLNLTSASYVILYDPWWNPAVEAQAIDRAHRIGQTQPVMAYRMITKGTIEEKIMLLQQKKSLMSANILGEGGFSSTLEKSDFEFLFGLEAEEAMNAED, from the coding sequence ATGCCTGATTTCGCTACATCCCTCCCCGCCCTTTTGCAGTCCTTTGATGCCCGCATTCGTCAGGAGGCGGAGCGGCTCGCGGATGATGATGCCATCCGTGGCCTCGACATCGTGGAAGATGAAGTGCTGGCCGAGGTGGTGCTGGATGACCGCCGTGTGAATGTGCGCTGGGCGCTGGAAGATGGCCAGTGGCAGGGAGAGAGTGATTGTGATGAGGCACCTCTGCATGACCTGGCTCTCTGCGCGGCCTTGATCGCCAGCCAGCGCCGCTTTGCCCGGCAGGCCCCGGCCGCTGGTGCGCCCTCCCTCCCCCCTGAGGAGACCTTCCAGATCATGCTGGAGCGCCGCCTGGCCCGCCAGCTCACGCCCGAGGAGGAAGGCTACCTGAGCAAGCTGGAGAAGCGCTTCCAACGAGTGCGCCAAAGCGGCCAGATCTATGACCAGGACATGGTGCGCCTGCACCCGCGCTGGAGCATCCAGAGCATGGACCCCCTGGCCCTGTGGCCCGAGCCGCCGGTGAATCTGAAGGAGTTCTGGGAATACGTGGCCCTGGCTCTCCAGGAGAAAAACCTGCCCGCGCCCGCCTTCCTGCGTAACAGTGTGGACCTGGATGCGGTGCGTGAGCGCCTGGGTGCTTGGCGCCAGGAGCGCACGCTGCCGCTGTGGCGGGAGCGCATCCGCACGCTGCTGCGCGCGCTCCACGATACCCCGCCGAAACCTCGCCAGTATTGTGACTTCCGCCTCGTCATCACCACGGCGGAGGCCCGCCTGCAGATCAAAGAAAGCGATACCGCCTTCCGCAACGTGAGCGGGGCGGAACTGCACACGCTGGAGAATGCCCATGAACGCGGCGCCCTGAACATGCCTGCGGCGGCGGAGCTGCTGCTGATGGCCTGCATCAATCAAACCGGGGCCAACCCTGGCGAGGTCTGCCGCTTCGACCTGGACAATCACAGCCGCTGGCTAGGCACCCTCTTCCAGCAACCTGCGCTGCAAGCGCGCATGCTGACGCTGGATGAGGCGCCCTTCCGCCGCGTCAGTGAGCCACTCCAGTGGTCCAGCCAGGAGGAGAAGGAAACCGGCCAACTGCTGCTCAGCCTCGTGCAGGCGGATGGCACCCCCGCCCCCCTGCCACTGCGCATCATGCATGGCGCGGAGACGCAGTATCTCTCTGCAGACACCGTTTTCCCCGGCCCCGTTTGGTTCGCTGAAGAGACCCGCCTGGATTCCGCCACCGCCATCCCCATCAATGCCCTGGCCACCCAGGATGGCATCACCTTCCTGGATAAGCTCCGCCTGCCGTTGCCGGCCGATATCGCCGCCCGCATCAAGCATGAGCCGCTGAAGGTGCAGGTGAAGGCCGGCTGTCTGGCCCGCTCCCATGCCAGCAGCACGGAGCACGCCGTCTTCCAGGTGGAGGCCGTCACGCCGGATGGCGTGGTGCGTGAGGTGCTGCGCTATGCCGGCTGGCAGCCCACGGAGAATGCCCGGCCTGATGATGATAACAGCATCATCTGCCGAGACCGCACCGCCCTGGCGGAGGCGGAAAATGCCCTGCATGAGATGCGGCCCGTGTATGACCCCGAGCACGAGGGCTTCCGCGTCCGCCTGACCAAAACCTTCCCCGAACAGTTCAATAACTGGGCTCAGGGCTTACCCAGCAGCATGAGCCTGCAGGCGGATGAACGTCTGCAATCCATCCTGGCCGATCCGCTGATCGCCCGCGTGCGCATCGAGGCATCTCAGACCGCCAACATCGACTGGTTTGACCTGAAGATGGTCTTCGAGGTGGAAGGCGCGGATCTCAAAGCCGCCGATATCCGCCGCCTCATCGCCGCCAAAGGAGGCTTTGTGCAACTGGCCGATGGCACCTGGCGCCGCGTCAAACTGGAGCTGACGGAGGAGCAGCAGGCCATGATGGACCAGCTCGGCCTGGATCTGGATGAGTTCAGCAATGAAGCCCACCGCCTGCACTGGCGCCAGCTCACCGGTCAAGGTGCCAAGGAGATCATCAACCCCCGCGCTTGGCAAAATCTCACCCAGCGCATGGAGCAGGCCAAGCTGGATGAGCGGCCTGCCGTGCCCGAAGGCCTCGGCGTCACCCTGCGTCCCTATCAGGAAGACGGGTATCACTTCCTCGCCTACCTCAGCCTGAACAAATTCGGCGGCATCCTGGCCGATGACATGGGCTTGGGCAAAACCATCCAGAGCATCACCTGGATCCTCTGGCTGCGCACCCGCTACCGCACCGCCTGGCCCTGCCTCGTCGTGTGCCCGAAATCCGTGCTGGATGTCTGGGCCACCGAGTTTGGCAAAGCCGCCCCCGGCCTGAAAGTGCAGGTGCTGCGGGACAAAGAAGAGCTGGATCTCGAAAGCCTCTACCGAGACTCCCACGTCCTGGTCATGAACTACGCCCAACTCCGCGGTTGTATCGAGCTGCTGGAGTCGGTTAAATGGCTGGCCGTGATCCTGGATGAAGGCCAACACATCAAGAACCCGGACAGCAAGGCCGCCAAGGCCGCCCGCATGCTCAAGGCGGAAAACCGCCTCGTGCTCAGCGGCACCCCGGTGGAGAACCGTTTGTTAGACCTGTGGAGCCTCATGACCTTCGCCGCACCCGGCGCTCTGGGAGATCGCAACTACTTCACCCGCCACTTCGACCGCCGTAAAGACGCCCGTGCCAGCGAGCGACTCTCTGCGCGCTTAAAACCCTTCTTGTTACGCCGCACCAAGTCTCAGGTGGCTAAGGAACTGCCCGCCCGCAGTGAGGAAGCCATGCTCTGTGAGATGACCGGCACCCAGGAGCGCCTGTATCGTGAGGAGCTGGCCAAGGCCCAGCACATGGTGCTGACCGCCTCCGGCTTCGAGGTGCTCACCCGCAAGCGTTTCGCCATCCTCCAGGCCCTCACCCGCCTGCGCCAGATCTGCTGCCATCCCGGCCTCGTGGATAAATCCTCCGGGGATGAAGACAGCGCCAAGCTCGCCTCCACTCTGGAGATGATCGAGGGTCTCCATGCTGAGGGGCACAAGGTCCTGCTCTTCAGTCAGTTCGTGACCATGCTCAACATCATCCGCGATAAATTGGATGAGATGAACATCCCGCATTACTGGCTCACCGGCAGCACCAACAACCGCTCCGAAGTCGTCCAGCAATTCCAGGAAGATCCTGATCCATGCGTCTTCCTGCTCTCCCTGAAAGCCGGTGGTAGCGGTCTCAACCTCACCTCCGCCAGCTACGTCATCCTTTACGACCCATGGTGGAACCCTGCTGTGGAAGCCCAGGCCATCGACCGTGCCCACCGTATCGGCCAGACCCAGCCGGTGATGGCCTATCGAATGATTACCAAAGGCACCATCGAGGAGAAGATCATGCTCCTGCAGCAGAAAAAGAGCCTCATGTCCGCCAACATCCTGGGCGAGGGCGGCTTCTCCAGCACCCTGGAGAAATCCGACTTCGAATTCCTCTTCGGCCTGGAGGCTGAAGAAGCCATGAATGCTGAGGACTGA
- a CDS encoding helix-turn-helix transcriptional regulator has product MKTQPPETVFLKNLYATPADWQRDLFYSVVRAGHLKAGPEHRIQRETYPGHELILCLRGSGWLQVAGKKHMIGPGQMAWVNCHHPHVYGAMPNDPWEVYWVRAEGRSLDRLAQLLEIRSLPVLAGFDAAGAAAEFERSFQYLEGNRPCDAAHVNAAISAIIAMAFDARLSDPDLIRPDLPMPVQKALEKMRLYFHQSIRVVELAQLAGMSESHFSRQFKAAIGTSPIDWLRRERINQAKRRLIESDDPVKEIARQVGYADQFFFSKDFKRMTKLTPTQFRDEERQAG; this is encoded by the coding sequence ATGAAAACCCAACCCCCGGAGACTGTGTTTCTCAAGAACCTCTACGCCACTCCCGCCGATTGGCAGAGAGACTTGTTTTATTCTGTGGTGCGTGCCGGGCATCTGAAAGCCGGGCCGGAGCACCGCATCCAGCGGGAAACCTACCCTGGGCATGAGCTCATCCTCTGCCTGCGGGGCAGCGGCTGGCTGCAGGTGGCAGGGAAAAAACATATGATCGGTCCTGGTCAGATGGCTTGGGTAAACTGCCATCATCCTCACGTCTATGGAGCCATGCCGAATGACCCCTGGGAAGTCTATTGGGTGCGCGCGGAAGGGCGTTCCCTGGACCGCCTCGCCCAGTTGCTGGAGATCCGCTCCCTGCCAGTCTTGGCTGGCTTTGACGCCGCAGGCGCAGCGGCTGAGTTTGAGCGCAGCTTTCAGTATCTGGAGGGGAACCGCCCCTGCGATGCCGCGCATGTGAATGCCGCCATCTCCGCCATCATCGCCATGGCCTTCGATGCCCGCCTATCTGACCCAGATCTCATCCGGCCAGACCTGCCCATGCCGGTGCAGAAGGCGCTGGAAAAGATGCGCCTCTATTTTCACCAATCCATCCGCGTGGTGGAGCTGGCCCAACTCGCCGGTATGAGCGAGAGCCATTTCAGCCGCCAGTTCAAAGCCGCCATCGGCACCAGCCCCATCGATTGGCTGCGGCGTGAGCGCATCAATCAGGCCAAGCGCCGCCTGATCGAGTCCGACGATCCCGTGAAGGAAATCGCCCGTCAGGTGGGCTATGCCGATCAGTTCTTCTTCAGCAAAGACTTCAAGCGCATGACCAAACTCACGCCCACCCAGTTCCGCGATGAAGAGCGGCAGGCCGGGTGA
- a CDS encoding Fic family protein has translation MTIEGFQKGTYQQQFRYRSYQPPLVNHQWTWDSPELHDLLSNANRHLGELNGLSLIVPDVDRFIQMHVVKEAQTSSRIEGTQTEMDEALEEDPEEIAPEKRDDWREVRNYIEAMNQSVERLKTLPLSNRLLCEAHRTLLKGVRGEGKTPGEFRRSQNWIGGATLADAVFIPPHHEEVPALMSDLEAFWHNETIAVPELIRIGISHYQFETIHPFLDGNGRIGRLLIALYLVSKGLLHRPCLYLSAHLEQHRAAYYDALTAVRTRGDLMHWIKFFLVAINETARKGVLTFQSIHEMRQRTAAQIQTLGKRSGNASRLLESLFAKPVVTSAGLSSRLDLSQPTVDRLLSDLRRLGIVHELTGKRRNRVFYFKEYYQLFAS, from the coding sequence ATGACAATCGAAGGCTTCCAGAAAGGGACTTACCAACAACAGTTCCGTTATCGCAGTTACCAACCGCCTCTCGTGAATCATCAATGGACGTGGGATTCGCCTGAACTTCATGACTTGCTGTCGAATGCCAACCGCCATTTAGGTGAACTCAACGGATTGTCACTGATTGTGCCGGATGTTGATCGTTTCATCCAAATGCACGTGGTTAAGGAGGCGCAAACCTCAAGTCGGATTGAAGGCACTCAGACGGAGATGGATGAAGCCTTGGAGGAAGATCCCGAAGAAATCGCCCCCGAAAAGCGGGACGATTGGCGCGAGGTTCGAAATTACATTGAAGCCATGAATCAATCCGTCGAGAGGCTCAAAACATTGCCGTTATCCAATCGGTTACTTTGTGAAGCTCATCGAACACTTCTCAAAGGTGTCCGTGGTGAAGGGAAAACGCCGGGAGAATTCCGTCGGAGTCAAAATTGGATCGGTGGAGCCACTCTGGCAGATGCGGTCTTCATCCCCCCTCATCATGAGGAGGTGCCTGCTCTCATGAGCGATCTGGAGGCATTTTGGCACAATGAAACCATCGCTGTTCCAGAACTCATCCGCATTGGCATCAGCCACTACCAGTTTGAAACCATTCACCCATTTCTTGATGGCAATGGACGCATTGGGCGTCTTCTGATCGCACTGTATTTGGTGAGCAAAGGATTACTCCATCGCCCTTGCCTTTATCTTTCCGCCCACTTGGAGCAACATCGTGCAGCCTATTATGACGCACTGACAGCCGTCCGCACACGAGGAGACCTGATGCACTGGATCAAGTTTTTCCTCGTAGCGATCAATGAAACGGCACGCAAAGGTGTTCTGACATTCCAGTCCATTCATGAAATGCGTCAGCGCACCGCCGCCCAAATTCAGACGCTCGGGAAACGGTCGGGCAACGCCAGTCGCTTACTCGAATCTCTTTTTGCAAAACCTGTGGTCACCAGTGCTGGATTGTCCAGTCGGCTTGACCTCAGCCAACCGACCGTTGATCGCTTATTGTCAGACTTGCGCAGGTTGGGGATCGTCCATGAACTGACAGGAAAGCGGAGGAATCGTGTCTTCTACTTCAAGGAGTATTACCAACTCTTCGCATCCTGA